Proteins encoded together in one Monomorium pharaonis isolate MP-MQ-018 chromosome 8, ASM1337386v2, whole genome shotgun sequence window:
- the LOC105837611 gene encoding uncharacterized protein LOC105837611, with the protein MNSRDEFALSTTANSVREAIRQQPSQLMQATRGNFRPLFQSFRRSRGRPKQILKKYTLFLLRRSNADYYPTLTECIYLQENGFGKKIMVFKLNWSMTRIQRCICEMYSRVQLESVGFRFGKCTKDKKIIILTVNTFEELMNEVPRGMIIIIIPNRDLSCPDYTIANNANVDESYENSLTDLGRNRQNRSVTTRHSFQQNSGQDSSESDDNYPGTQVYSTRNRRTVRRESTETRSDFRSQPNNDESENFQNQNIQNQDGFVIRQASQINQSPNEFASNILNLDNFAYTEVSQEFSNEMKIEYPDLPNNGEMNTTDVTIKRENIIEEMLTLYKDENI; encoded by the exons ATGAATAGCCGAGACGAATTTGCATTATCGACTACTGCAAATTCAGTAAGGGAAGCTATTCGACAGCAACCCTCTCAACTTATGCAAGCTACCAGAGGAAATTTTCGACCTTTGTTTCAATCATTCAGACGTTCGAGAGGCCGACcaaaacaaatattgaaaaaatacacTCTTTTCCTATTACGAAGATCAAACGCTGATTACTACCCAACCCTAACcgaatgtatatatttacaagaaaatggTTTCG GTAAGAAAATAATggtatttaaattgaattggTCGATGACTAGAATCCAAAGATGTATTTGCGAAATGTATTCAAGGGTGCAATTAGAATCGGTTGGCTTTCGTTTCGGCAAATGCACTAAAgacaaaaagataataatattgacaGTAAATACATTTGAAGAGTTAATGAACGAAGTGCCTAGAggaatgattattattatcatcccAAATAGAGATTTGTCTTGTCCTGATTATACAATAGCAAATAATGCAAATGTTGATGAGTCATACGAAAACTCATTGACAGATTTAGGACGTAACAGACAAAATAGATCAGTTACTACAAGACATtcttttcaacaaaattctGGACAAGATTCAAGTGAATCTGATGATAATTATCCCGGTACTCAAGTTTACAGTACTAGAAATAGACGAACCGTCAGAAGGGAGTCTACAGAAACACGATCAGATTTTCGATCACAACCAAATAACGATGAATCCGagaattttcaaaatcaaaatattcagAATCAGGATGGATTTGTTATCAGACAAGCCTCTCAAATTAATCAAAGTCCAA atgaaTTTGCCtccaatatattaaatttggaCAATTTCGCATATACAGAAGTAAGTCAAGAATTTAGCAACGAAATGAAAATTGAGTACCCAGATCTACCCAATAACGGAGAAATGAATACTACAGATGTTACAATCAAACGAGAAAATATTATCGAAGAAatgttaacattatataaagatgaaaatatataa
- the LOC105837613 gene encoding maspardin — MSSYSSELSHSQEYLSFRSSIPLRKIVVGADGVKGWKVYDSNPKTIKCPLICLSPVCGTADIFFRQILGLAAKGYRVISAEAPVYWSINEWCDGFRKLLDYLQLDKVHLFGASLGGFLAQKFTEINAHCPRVVSLVLCNTFTDTSVFSYNDSAAVFWILPSLVLKKMVMGNFATEQVDGEIIEAIDFMVERLESLTQPELASRLTMNCINCYVQPQKICHLPVTIIDVFDEYALSNPVREEMYKCYPNAKLAHLKTGGNFPYLSRAAEVNLHLQIHLRQFEGTEYTALEKIKI, encoded by the exons ATGTCTTCGTACTCGAGCGAGTTGTCACACTCGCAGGAATATTTGAGTTTTCGCAGCTCCATACCGCTTAGGAAAATCGTCGTCGGCGCCGACGGCGTCAAG GGATGGAAGGTGTACGATTCTAATCCTAAAACTATCAAATGCCCACTTATATGTCTTTCACCAGTTTGCGGTACAgctgatatattttttagacaaATATTAGGACTAGCTGCCAAAGGTTACAGAGTTATCTCG GCCGAGGCACCAGTATATTGGAGTATAAATGAATGGTGTGATGGTTTCAGAAAACTATTGGATTATCTACAACTTGACAAGGTCCACCTTTTTGGTGCTTCCTTAG GTGGTTTTCTGGCACAgaaatttacagaaataaatgCACACTGTCCAAGAGTAGTATCTCTGGTTTTGTGCAATACCTTTACAGATACATCTGTGTTCAGTTATAACGATTCTGCAGCAGT GTTTTGGATTTTACCTTCATTAGTACTGAAAAAAATGGTAATGGGAAATTTTGCAACAGAACAAGTTGATGGAGAAATTATAGAAGCGATTGATTTTATGGTGGAACGG ctGGAAAGTTTAACGCAACCTGAATTGGCATCTCGCTTAACAATGAATTGCATAAATTGTTACGTACAACCTCAAAAGATATGTCATTTACCTGTGACAATAATAGATGTCTTTGACGAATATGCGTTATCAAATCCAGTTAGAGAAGAAATGTATAAATGCTATCCAAATGCAAAACTAGCACACTTGAAAACTGGCGGaaattttccatatttaaGTCGAGCCGCCgaagttaatttacatttgcag ATTCACTTGAGACAATTTGAAGGTACGGAATATACGGCTTTAGAAAAGATTAAGATTTAG